A window from Leguminivora glycinivorella isolate SPB_JAAS2020 chromosome 16, LegGlyc_1.1, whole genome shotgun sequence encodes these proteins:
- the LOC125234722 gene encoding LOW QUALITY PROTEIN: transmembrane protein 214 (The sequence of the model RefSeq protein was modified relative to this genomic sequence to represent the inferred CDS: inserted 1 base in 1 codon) — MSSGQWEVVGKSKKSQNGKVKTVKEDDKKPVRNGPKPEDVAPPTKSYYAGMEIDDPKANGKKANKNKKKAEPPKPKPPKTIEGAFEAIDATELANIIATNKIRFSNAPLVWLKEVANFLNSKTQIEVEDPTFSAQDPLYPLSVVPLELKSSLEKVLTDAGKANTQLFFDVTLTALANDMSRGQLVNGHRLLLQMLALEYPEFCVASIQKSASLRNSYQNRPPIGLSLLWAFGQGGFSDFAVGLKAWQELFLPIIELKNYSKYVVGYLTQLLDRHATMEATKVSQEQLLAMFDLVNNKKGLSKDLSSDLMKQLSKYKDIYFNKSGAKLQVTFNQIIKKLPNQYLSGPNLDPYNRVLVESLVDCLQRDDSCNATWRQLFHRCPKQSATLLDYIDTNWAEISPKLKHKSLKITVTQYKEISVETLKGKKKDETVSKTNKICQDILDRMTSTRRFPWLWASFILLLGIAGLIAYDVSTVNGNFPKSTTGRLLNDLGILEQSQRAWQKSLSTSARGYLWLETNTPIYYAQAAEIAKPYGQLSRDAFTVGVKKAGILYNNIKDYVIEKTPVVVATIEHYVPGLVDSVVGYTTTXYEVVKKYSIEYYTFTSEYLKTKIFVGEWAPEVLQNKTQSALNVTRFHVSSYFHWFRTQVDVYSEIP; from the exons ATGTCTAGCGGTCAATGGGAAGTTGTAGGTAAGAGCAAGAAGTCTCAAAATGGAAAAGTAAAAACTGTAAAGGAGGACGATAAGAAGCCAGTTCGCAATGGGCCGAAGCCTGAAGACGTTG CGCCGCCAACTAAATCTTACTACGCCGGCATGGAGATCGATGACCCAAAAGCAAACGGAAAGAAGGCGAATAAAAACAAGAAGAAAGCCGAGCCACCGAAGCCGAAACCGCCGAAAACCATTGAAGGAGCATTTGAGGCT ATTGATGCAACTGAGCTAGCAAATATCATAGCAACCAACAAAATCCGGTTCAGCAACGCACCCCTAGTCTGGTTGAAAGAGGTTGCCAATTTCCTCAACTCCAAAACCCAAATAGAAGTGGAGGACCCAACGTTTTCTGCGCAGGACCCTTTATATCCCCTGTCGGTTGTGCCTTTGGAATTAAAGAGTTCGCTGGAGAAAGTTCTTACAGATGCGGGGAAGGCCAACACTCAGCTGTTCTTTGATGTCACTCTCACCGCTTTAGCTAATGATATGAGCAgag GTCAACTAGTAAATGGTCACCGTCTGCTCCTTCAAATGTTAGCACTGGAATACCCCGAGTTCTGCGTAGCGTCTATACAAAAAAGTGCGAGCCTTCGCAACTCCTACCAGAATAGACCCCCTATTGGACTATCCCTTCTGTGGGCGTTCGGGCAGGGTGGGTTCAGTGATTTCGCAGTTGGTTTGAAAG CGTGGCAAGAACTATTCCTTCCAATAATAGAATTAAAGAATTATTCTAAGTACGTGGTAGGGTATTTGACCCAGTTGCTAGACAGGCACGCGACGATGGAAGCCACTAAAGTGAGCCAAGAACAATTGCTGGCCATGTTCGATTTGGTGAACAATAAGAAGGGCCTGTCTAAGGATTTGTCAAGTGACCTTATGAAGcaattaagtaaatataag GATATATACTTCAATAAGAGCGGCGCCAAACTCCAAGTGACCTTCAACCAGATAATAAAGAAACTGCCCAACCAGTATTTAAGCGGTCCAAACCTGGACCCCTACAACCGAGTGCTAGTCGAAAGTCTAGTAGACTGTCTACAACGGGACGATTCCTGTAACGCTACGTGGCGACAACTGTTCCATCGGTGTCCTAAACAGTCTGCCACCCTTCTCGATTACATAG ATACTAATTGGGCAGAAATCAGTCCAAAGCTAAAGCACAAATCCTTGAAAATAACAGTAACTCAGTACAAAGAGATTAGTGTTGAAACATTGAAAGGAAAGAAAAAGGATGAAACTGTTTCGAAGACCAATAAAATATGCCAG GATATTCTAGACAGAATGACAAGCACTAGAAGATTCCCTTGGCTGTGGGCGAGCTTCATCCTACTGCTGGGCATCGCTGGACTGATTGCCTATGATGTCTCCACAGTTAACGGAAACTTCCCAA AGAGCACAACCGGCCGGCTACTCAACGACCTAGGCATCCTCGAGCAAAGCCAGCGGGCGTGGCAGAAGTCCCTATCCACCTCCGCTAGAGGCTACCTCTGGCTCGAAACCAACACCCCCATCTACTACGCCCAAGCGGCCGAAATAGCCAAACCCTACGGACAACTCTCCAGAGACGCCTTCACAGTCGGAGTTAAAAAAGCTGGTATACTCTACAACAACATAAAGGACTACGTCATTGAGAAGACTCCAGTGGTAGTCGCCACGATCGAACATTATGTACCTGGATTGGTCGATAGTGTGGTTGGTTACACTACAA GGTATGAAGTTGTAAAGAAGTATTCAATCGAGTACTACACGTTCACTTCGGAGTATTTGAAGACCAAAATTTTTGT AGGCGAATGGGCCCCCGAAGTGCTCCAGAACAAAACGCAGAGCGCCCTCAACGTGACCCGATTCCACGTGTCCTCATACTTCCACTGGTTCCGAACACAAGTTGACGTCTACTCCGAGATACCTTGA
- the LOC125234788 gene encoding protein roadkill-like codes for MAPDPHSIKLLKTEHLGGTAYDFQFHIDKNNLDFFIREQVFDAHGLAQLKFSTKKINAYCKYLCLSVMKHEMAMMVNIEMTLHCENPRFNFTLNCDNTWSKDVQLFLIDDDDENEFITFNIEINIKVKKCKPVLDLIYLDDDFTDFQLSTAEGSVSVHKAILAAHSDVFRRMLSGEWKETSAGCIEIKGVTLKTLQSLKQYMYLGSLPEDDLRPLLLIATYYFIDDLKAECTLKIAHSITSENLYDLLEFSYVNNLPELTFAILRTVKAQPRDVIEVAYKRMMKPQKCEDLEGKNEKNCKEPKKEE; via the exons ATGGCTCCAGATCCGCATAGTATAAAATT GCTCAAAACAGAGCATCTGGGTGGAACAGCTTATGACTTCCAGTTCCATATTGATAAaaacaatttagatttttttatccGTGAACAAGTATTTGATGCCCATGGGTTGGCACAGTTGAAGttctctacaaaaaaaataaatgcatACTGCAAATACCTTTGTTTGTCTGTCATGAAACATGAAATGGCTATGATGGTAAACATTGaaatgacattacactgtgagaATCCAAGATTCAATTTCACACTAAATTGTGATAATACATGGTCTAAGGATGTACAGCTATTCCTaatagatgatgatgatgagaatgAGTTTATAACATTTAATATAGAAATTAACATCAAAGTCAAAAAATGCAAGCCAGTATTAGAtcttatatatttagatgatgATTTTACTGATTTCCAATTGAGTACAGCTGAAGGAAGTGTTTCAGTGCATAAAGCAATCCTCGCTGCACACAGCGATGTATTCAGGAGAATGCTCTCTGGGGAATGGAAAGAGACATCTGCTGGATGCATTGAAATAAAAGGAGTCACCCTCAAGACCTTGCAAAGCCTTAAGCAGTACATGTATTTAGGCTCTCTGCCCGAGGATGATCTGCGCCCACTCCTGCTCATTGCTACATACTATTTTATTGATGACCTAAAAGCGGAATGCACTCTTAAGATAGCTCATTCAATCACTTCAGAAAACCTTTATGATCTTTTGGAATTTTCATATGTTAACAATTTGCCAGAGTTGACATTTGCCATTCTCAGAACTGTAAAAGCACAGCCAAGGGATGTAATTGAAGTTGCTTATAAAAGAATGATGAAACCCCAGAAGTGTGAGGATCTGGAAggaaaaaatgagaaaaattgTAAAGAGCCAAAAAAAGAAGAATGA